TGCGGTTCATCGGCGTAAAAACGCAAATTACGGCGATAGCGCTCGCGGCTGTGGGTTAATACGTTTATCGCGAACGGCAACGGGCGCCAGCTCCCGGTGCCAATGGCGTAACCCTCACGAAGACTCGGGTAGCTTTCGGCCCAGTCCAGCAACGGGCGAACCATCCATTCCGGCAGACGAATGATAATGCCGAACATGGGCGCGCACAGGGCAATCGCGTCGCAGGCTTGCGGATAGCGCTGCAAGAACAGAGTGGAAATCGCGCCACCCATTGAATGAGCAAGAATATAGCGTTTGCGCCACGGCCCGCTGGCCACTTCCTGATCCCAGAACGCTGCCAGATCGTCGACATAATCGCTGAATTTCACCACATGGCCACGATGCGTGTCCGGCAACATCCGCCCGGAACGTCCCTGGCCGCGATGATCGATAATCAACACGTCATAACCGAGGTGGAACAGGTCATACGCCAGCTCTGCGTATTTTACGTAGCTTTCGATGCGGCCGGGACAAATCACAATCACGCGATCGTTACTTTGCGCGCGAAAACGGACAAAACTGACCGGCACATTGTCCACGCCGGTAAAGACCGCTTCTTCCCGCGAACGCCAGAAATCCATCAGTGGTCCCATGGTAAAAGCCGCGAACGCTTTTTCTCTGGTTTCCCATGCCGTTTTTTGCCGAAACATTGGGATTTCGCCCCTTTTAACCATGTAAAATCGTTTTTTTGTGACCAATAGCAAATTCCGCTGACAATAGCGTATTGTGGCATAAAAACAGACATCCAGGGAGATTCTCATGACCTTCGAATGGTGGTTCGCTTACCTGCTGACATCCTTAATTCTGAGCCTTTCCCCCGGCTCCGGCGCGATTAACACCATGTCTACGTCCATCAGCCACGGTTATCGCGGCGCGGCGGCGTCCATTGCCGGGCTACAAACCGGCTTAGGCATTCACATCGTGCTGGTTGGGGTCGGTTTGGGCACGTTATTTTCGCGCTCAATACTGGCCTTTGAAGTGCTGAAATGGGCGGGCGCGGCTTACCTGATTTGGCTTGGCGTCCAGCAGTGGCGCGCCGCTGGCGCTATTGATCTCAATACGCTGGCGAAAACCCAATCGCGCGGTCGTTTGTTTAAGCGCGCCGTATTCGTCAACCTGACCAATCCGAAGAGCATTGTTTTTCTCGCCGCGCTGTTCCCGCAGTTTATCGTTCCGCATCAACCGCAAGTGATGCAATACGTGGTACTCGGCGTGACCACCATTGTGGTGGATATCGTTGTGATGATTGGCTACGCGACGCTGGCGCAGCGTATTGCGGCATGGATTAAAGGCCCGCATCAGATGAAAGCGTTGAACAAAGTATTTGGTTCGTTGTTTATGCTGGTTGGCGCGCTGCTGGCATCGGCAAGACACGCCTGAGAAGAGAGCCGGATAACTGCTATCCGGCTTTTATCGCTTAGCGGGAAATAATCAGGTGAATACCAAAACCGGCGAACAGTGCGCCAGCAAAACCATCAATCCACTTCGCCAGACGCTGATAACCCCGGCGGATTTGCGGTAAGGCAAACAGGCTCGCGACCACGGTAAACCAGGCGAACGTTTCCACCGCAATCAGCATAAAAATACCCCAGCGCGCGCCAGCGCCCACGCTATCGCCAACAAACAGTGAAAACACTGAGCCAAAGTAAATGATCGCTTTCGGATTGGCGAGATTGGTCAGCAACCCTTTGATAAAGCTGCGTCCGCTGGCAGCCAGCTCAACCTGCGGCACGTCGCTGCTTTGCTGATCTTTTTTCAGCGCACCGCGCAGCATTTGGTAACCCATCCAGCATAGATACAGGCCGCCGCCGACCATAATGATGTTATGCAGCCACGCCATTTTTGCGAGGATCAGGTTCAGGCCGAGCAGCGCCACGCCGGCCCA
This genomic interval from Kosakonia sacchari SP1 contains the following:
- the rhtB gene encoding homoserine/homoserine lactone efflux protein; the protein is MTFEWWFAYLLTSLILSLSPGSGAINTMSTSISHGYRGAAASIAGLQTGLGIHIVLVGVGLGTLFSRSILAFEVLKWAGAAYLIWLGVQQWRAAGAIDLNTLAKTQSRGRLFKRAVFVNLTNPKSIVFLAALFPQFIVPHQPQVMQYVVLGVTTIVVDIVVMIGYATLAQRIAAWIKGPHQMKALNKVFGSLFMLVGALLASARHA
- the rhtC gene encoding threonine export protein RhtC, which translates into the protein MLMLFLTVALVHIVALMSPGPDFFFVSQTAVSRSRKEAMMGVLGITTGVMIWAGVALLGLNLILAKMAWLHNIIMVGGGLYLCWMGYQMLRGALKKDQQSSDVPQVELAASGRSFIKGLLTNLANPKAIIYFGSVFSLFVGDSVGAGARWGIFMLIAVETFAWFTVVASLFALPQIRRGYQRLAKWIDGFAGALFAGFGIHLIISR
- the pldB gene encoding lysophospholipase L2; the protein is MFRQKTAWETREKAFAAFTMGPLMDFWRSREEAVFTGVDNVPVSFVRFRAQSNDRVIVICPGRIESYVKYAELAYDLFHLGYDVLIIDHRGQGRSGRMLPDTHRGHVVKFSDYVDDLAAFWDQEVASGPWRKRYILAHSMGGAISTLFLQRYPQACDAIALCAPMFGIIIRLPEWMVRPLLDWAESYPSLREGYAIGTGSWRPLPFAINVLTHSRERYRRNLRFYADEPQLRVGGPTWHWVREGILAGEHALAGAEKDATPTLIIQAEEEHVVDNRMHQRFCERRAAAGHPCEGGKPLVIQGAYHEILFEKDAMRSVALNAIVEFFDRHN